One part of the Deltaproteobacteria bacterium genome encodes these proteins:
- a CDS encoding sigma 54-dependent Fis family transcriptional regulator, producing the protein MIVETRTMLRVRRVRLTVVAGPEQGRELVSERERIRIGSHPQSDLVLRDQTVSRTHAEIQLTERGYLLVDVESTNGTVLDGQRVERAYLAPGSNIKIGATILTFNAVDEEIPIEAGHEGRLGAMVGESLAMRQAFGLIQKIAPMDVTVLVTGETGTGKELVARALHDYSTRKDGPFVVLDCGAIPPNLIESEIFGHERGAFTGAEKARAGAFERADGGTIFLDELGELRLDLQPRLLRVLENREIRRVGGNKVREIDVRVIAATNRDLQKEIQASNFREDLFFRLSVINVAIPPLRERRGDIEVLARHFLESPRVIASRGRIDISDEALSALKTYDWPGNVRELLNVLERATTLNRGEIIGLEDLPERIVQVDTPEGPPIEGDVEAMPEVSFKEAKEALLEDFERDYIRNILKACGGNISEAARRSGLHRKSIERLAKKYDLDARSLGED; encoded by the coding sequence ATGATCGTCGAGACCCGCACCATGCTGCGGGTGAGGCGGGTCCGGCTCACGGTGGTCGCCGGTCCGGAGCAGGGCCGGGAGCTGGTCAGCGAGCGGGAGCGGATCCGGATCGGCTCTCACCCGCAGTCCGATCTGGTGCTGCGCGACCAGACGGTCAGCCGGACCCACGCCGAGATCCAGCTCACCGAGCGGGGCTACCTCCTGGTCGACGTGGAGAGCACCAACGGTACGGTCCTCGACGGGCAGCGCGTCGAGCGCGCCTACCTGGCCCCGGGCAGCAACATCAAGATCGGGGCCACGATCCTCACCTTCAACGCGGTCGACGAGGAGATCCCCATCGAGGCCGGCCACGAGGGCCGCCTGGGCGCCATGGTCGGCGAGTCCCTGGCGATGCGGCAGGCCTTCGGGCTGATCCAGAAGATCGCCCCGATGGACGTGACGGTGCTGGTCACCGGCGAGACCGGCACCGGCAAGGAGCTGGTCGCCCGCGCCCTCCACGACTACTCGACCCGCAAGGACGGCCCCTTCGTGGTGCTCGACTGCGGCGCGATCCCTCCGAACCTCATCGAGTCGGAGATCTTCGGGCACGAGCGGGGCGCCTTCACCGGGGCCGAGAAGGCCCGGGCCGGCGCCTTCGAGCGCGCCGATGGAGGGACGATCTTCCTCGACGAGCTCGGCGAGCTGCGCCTGGATCTCCAGCCGCGCCTCCTGCGGGTCCTCGAGAACCGCGAGATCCGCCGGGTGGGCGGCAACAAGGTCAGAGAGATCGACGTCCGCGTGATCGCCGCGACGAACCGGGACCTGCAGAAGGAGATCCAGGCCTCGAACTTCCGCGAGGATCTCTTCTTCCGCCTCTCGGTGATCAACGTCGCCATCCCGCCGCTGCGCGAGCGGAGGGGGGACATCGAGGTCCTCGCCCGGCACTTCCTCGAGAGCCCCCGGGTCATCGCCAGCCGGGGCCGGATCGATATCTCCGACGAGGCCCTCTCGGCCCTGAAGACCTACGACTGGCCCGGGAACGTGCGGGAGCTGCTCAACGTCCTCGAGCGGGCCACCACCCTGAACCGGGGGGAGATCATCGGACTCGAGGATCTCCCGGAGCGGATCGTCCAGGTGGACACCCCCGAGGGCCCGCCCATCGAGGGGGACGTCGAGGCGATGCCCGAGGTCTCCTTCAAGGAGGCCAAGGAGGCCCTGCTCGAGGACTTCGAGCGGGACTACATCCGAAACATCCTCAAGGCCTGTGGAGGCAACATCTCCGAGGCGGCCCGCCGCAGCGGGCTCCACCGCAAGTCCATCGAGCGCCTGGCGAAGAAGTACGACCTCGACGCCAGGTCACTCGGCGAGGACTGA
- a CDS encoding glycosyltransferase family 2 protein, with product MINSSTPVHVVIPAFDEARLIGRTVERAGRYLADHRPGSTLCVVDDGSRDDTAGVARAAGAGLPEGVRFQLLGGPPNRGKGHAVRLGVLAAEAPLVLFCDADLSTDLEELPKLAAAIEAGADLAIGSRSISGARVEKRQPLYRMAMGKTFNKIMRLMTFLPVVDSQCGFKLFRREASARLFAASLIDGFAFDVEVLFLARKAGLSIAEVPVRWVNDEVSSVNPVVHSAQMLRDLARIRWLHQRTRV from the coding sequence ATGATCAACTCTTCTACCCCGGTCCACGTCGTGATCCCGGCTTTCGACGAGGCCCGCCTGATCGGCAGGACGGTGGAGCGGGCCGGCCGCTACCTGGCCGATCACCGGCCGGGCTCGACCCTCTGCGTGGTGGACGATGGCTCCCGGGACGACACCGCCGGGGTGGCCCGGGCCGCCGGCGCCGGGCTGCCGGAGGGCGTGCGCTTCCAGCTCCTGGGCGGCCCCCCGAACCGCGGCAAGGGCCACGCCGTGCGCCTCGGGGTCCTGGCGGCCGAGGCCCCCCTGGTGCTCTTCTGCGACGCCGATCTCTCGACCGACCTCGAGGAGCTCCCGAAGCTCGCCGCCGCCATCGAGGCCGGCGCCGACCTGGCCATCGGGTCGCGCTCCATCTCCGGGGCCCGGGTGGAGAAGCGCCAGCCCCTCTACCGGATGGCCATGGGGAAGACCTTCAACAAGATCATGCGGCTGATGACCTTCCTGCCGGTGGTCGACTCCCAGTGCGGCTTCAAGCTCTTTCGCCGGGAGGCCTCCGCGCGGCTCTTCGCCGCCTCGCTCATCGACGGCTTCGCCTTCGACGTCGAGGTCCTCTTCCTCGCCCGGAAGGCGGGCCTCTCCATCGCCGAGGTGCCGGTGCGCTGGGTCAACGACGAGGTCAGCTCGGTGAACCCGGTCGTCCACAGCGCCCAGATGCTCCGGGACCTGGCGAGGATCCGGTGGCTTCACCAGCGGACGCGGGTATAG
- a CDS encoding response regulator produces MDLERLASAWERFHREARGSARVLIVDDEPSVCMTLSAILGAAGLESDSAGSLADARSLLGARSYDLMVIDKNLPDGSGVVLIEEVCSGADYVPSVMITGFPSASTVVDALTAGAADYIAKPFDHLDVVTGRLISVMERHISRRLSDQMVADLSRELAAGEAGQEVVTWVARQLFGFKKDLARRPSVLVVEDNLAVASVIEQTLEESRLRCEVAHHLETARSWLGRPDSPLAALVSVDLPEALTLVRTLKGIDPRVEIVVTSGGSDTRIALEAVRAGASDYVVRSLESVEVLRTRMQRAVGRSRRRHLHLHLFGTLYRAAQQVGVTLSSELFAAANARAGKANWVESDEGFPIEIEGEEHLPPEEIDLSDLFDGEEELSTQVVRGARPGLSVTVRPAAPGDETLPLVEVEDLGDDRRRAERLAANLEVRFQVGGGADIVYGHLKDVSTGGLFLPMREPLAIGSRLSIEIRPGWNVEPIQVVGEVVRQVHAAGDAGAQSGVGVRLIAGQTELQRVIEGLAARRPAGGRG; encoded by the coding sequence ATGGATCTCGAGCGTCTAGCCTCAGCCTGGGAGCGCTTCCACCGGGAGGCCCGCGGCAGTGCGCGCGTGCTCATCGTGGACGACGAGCCCTCGGTCTGCATGACCCTCTCGGCGATCCTGGGCGCCGCCGGCCTGGAGTCGGACTCGGCCGGCAGCCTGGCCGACGCTCGCTCCCTCCTGGGGGCTCGCAGCTACGACCTGATGGTGATCGACAAGAACCTGCCGGACGGGTCGGGGGTGGTCCTCATCGAGGAGGTCTGCTCGGGCGCCGACTACGTGCCCTCCGTGATGATCACCGGCTTCCCCTCGGCCTCCACCGTGGTGGACGCGCTCACCGCCGGCGCGGCGGACTACATCGCCAAGCCCTTCGATCACCTCGACGTGGTCACGGGGAGGCTGATCTCGGTGATGGAGCGGCACATCTCCCGGCGCCTCTCCGATCAGATGGTCGCCGATCTCTCCCGGGAGCTCGCCGCCGGCGAGGCCGGACAGGAGGTCGTGACCTGGGTCGCCCGCCAGCTCTTCGGCTTCAAGAAGGACCTGGCCCGCCGCCCCTCGGTCCTCGTGGTGGAGGACAACCTCGCGGTCGCCTCGGTGATCGAGCAGACCCTGGAGGAGAGCCGCCTGCGCTGCGAGGTGGCCCACCACCTCGAAACGGCGCGCAGCTGGCTCGGGCGCCCCGACAGCCCGCTGGCCGCCCTGGTGAGCGTGGATCTGCCCGAGGCCCTGACCCTGGTGCGCACCCTCAAGGGGATCGATCCCCGGGTGGAGATCGTCGTCACCAGCGGTGGCTCGGACACCCGGATCGCGCTGGAGGCCGTCCGGGCCGGCGCCTCCGACTACGTGGTGCGCAGCCTGGAGAGCGTCGAGGTCCTGCGGACCCGGATGCAGCGGGCCGTGGGGCGCTCCCGGCGCCGCCACCTGCACCTGCACCTCTTCGGCACCCTCTACCGGGCCGCCCAGCAGGTGGGCGTCACCCTCTCCTCGGAGCTCTTCGCCGCGGCCAACGCCCGGGCGGGCAAGGCGAACTGGGTCGAGTCGGACGAGGGCTTCCCGATCGAGATCGAGGGCGAGGAGCACCTGCCCCCCGAGGAGATCGATCTCTCCGATCTCTTCGACGGCGAGGAGGAGCTCAGCACCCAGGTCGTCCGTGGCGCCCGGCCCGGCCTCTCGGTCACCGTGCGCCCGGCCGCCCCCGGGGACGAGACCCTGCCCCTGGTGGAGGTCGAGGACCTCGGTGACGACCGGCGCCGGGCGGAGCGGCTCGCGGCGAACCTCGAGGTGCGCTTCCAGGTGGGCGGCGGCGCGGACATCGTCTACGGCCACCTCAAGGACGTCTCCACCGGGGGGCTCTTCCTGCCCATGCGGGAGCCCCTCGCCATCGGCTCCCGCCTCTCCATCGAGATCCGCCCCGGCTGGAACGTCGAGCCCATCCAGGTGGTCGGGGAGGTGGTCCGTCAGGTCCACGCCGCCGGCGACGCCGGAGCCCAGTCTGGCGTCGGGGTGCGGCTGATCGCCGGCCAGACCGAGCTGCAGCGGGTGATCGAGGGGCTGGCCGCGCGCCGCCCGGCCGGAGGACGTGGGTGA
- a CDS encoding J domain-containing protein, whose protein sequence is MSVGSRLFRALRANVGHAVRRLGRDRLEADPELELPELDAEGPSAEERAHYQRQRQRAAAARSRRDELEKAYRALELDWGADAAAIKQAHRRLLRQFHPDRFANDPERLEDATRLSQELTIARDTLLDAIEKGVISPS, encoded by the coding sequence GTGAGCGTCGGCTCGCGCCTCTTCCGCGCCCTGCGAGCCAACGTGGGCCACGCCGTCCGGCGCCTCGGCCGCGACCGGCTCGAGGCGGATCCGGAGCTCGAGCTCCCGGAGCTCGACGCGGAGGGCCCCTCCGCCGAGGAGCGGGCGCACTACCAGCGGCAGCGCCAGAGGGCCGCCGCGGCCCGTAGCCGCCGGGACGAGCTGGAGAAGGCCTACCGGGCCCTCGAGCTGGACTGGGGAGCGGACGCCGCGGCGATCAAGCAGGCCCACCGCCGGCTGCTGCGGCAGTTCCACCCCGATCGCTTCGCCAACGATCCCGAGCGCCTCGAGGACGCCACCCGGCTCTCCCAGGAGCTGACGATCGCGCGGGACACCCTCCTCGATGCGATCGAGAAGGGTGTGATCAGCCCGAGCTGA
- a CDS encoding FlgO family outer membrane protein has protein sequence MKRLTFALLALGLAALLPATSARADDGSAAISAKAELAVESLRAGLKKRGGVIAVAPVVSMGDAKPFDLGASFGAALVDALRKADFEVRDESTIKDLLGEAAMSETLGGDSDKLEKIQQSLGAKTILVTQLGALGETLVLDVKALDPSTAQVVGATDQKLPLSLFASKKQPSTKAYTGGASDERVEVALRRLTDGLVIQLRKALPDVDLRYLRAGVIPFEEKGKSTKSKELGAVVASEISTILRRDHGVLLVERQQIGKVVDEQARGQSGLIDENTAAEMGKILGVDYLVLGTVGEVGDHFRVDAKVVSAENGKVVASDNRSLPSASLIALSADAVVLRSRSGAAFRSILIPGWGQFYNREPVKGSVFLGAELALFGVATTFHLLGMQDESDYHLPRDQFETKFANDSSGLTLSEIAENLRTSAAQNYRTRNTFLIIAGGLWAYNLLDAYLNGVPANAEGAFVLGAVPTEKGLALSLGARW, from the coding sequence GTGAAGCGCCTCACCTTCGCTCTTCTGGCCCTGGGCCTCGCCGCCCTCCTGCCCGCCACCTCCGCCCGCGCCGACGACGGCTCGGCGGCCATCTCCGCCAAGGCCGAGCTCGCGGTCGAGTCCCTCCGGGCCGGCCTCAAGAAGCGCGGCGGCGTGATCGCCGTGGCGCCGGTGGTCTCGATGGGAGACGCGAAGCCCTTCGATCTCGGCGCCTCCTTCGGCGCGGCGCTGGTCGACGCCCTGCGCAAGGCGGACTTCGAGGTGAGGGACGAGTCGACGATCAAGGACCTCCTGGGTGAGGCGGCGATGTCCGAGACCCTCGGCGGTGACTCGGACAAGCTCGAGAAGATCCAGCAGTCCCTCGGCGCGAAGACCATCCTGGTGACCCAGCTCGGCGCGCTGGGCGAGACCCTGGTGCTGGACGTGAAGGCCCTCGATCCCTCCACCGCCCAGGTGGTCGGCGCCACCGACCAGAAGCTCCCCCTCTCGCTCTTCGCCAGCAAGAAGCAGCCCTCCACCAAGGCCTACACCGGCGGCGCGAGTGACGAGCGGGTGGAGGTCGCCCTGCGGCGCCTCACCGACGGCCTGGTGATCCAGCTGCGCAAGGCCCTGCCCGACGTGGATCTGCGCTACCTGCGGGCCGGCGTGATCCCCTTCGAGGAGAAGGGCAAGAGCACCAAGTCCAAGGAGCTCGGCGCGGTCGTCGCCTCCGAGATCTCGACCATCCTGCGCCGGGACCACGGCGTCCTCCTGGTCGAGCGGCAGCAGATCGGCAAGGTCGTGGACGAGCAGGCCCGCGGCCAGAGCGGCCTCATCGACGAGAACACCGCGGCCGAGATGGGCAAGATCCTCGGCGTCGACTACCTCGTGCTCGGCACCGTGGGTGAGGTGGGCGACCACTTCCGGGTCGACGCGAAGGTGGTCAGCGCCGAGAACGGCAAGGTCGTCGCCTCGGACAACCGCTCGCTGCCCTCGGCGAGCCTGATCGCCCTCTCCGCGGACGCCGTGGTGCTGCGCTCCCGCTCGGGCGCGGCCTTCCGCTCGATCCTGATCCCCGGCTGGGGCCAGTTCTACAACCGCGAGCCGGTGAAGGGCTCGGTCTTCCTCGGCGCGGAGCTCGCCCTCTTCGGCGTGGCCACCACCTTCCACCTGCTCGGCATGCAGGACGAGAGCGACTACCACCTGCCCCGCGACCAGTTCGAGACGAAGTTCGCCAACGACAGCTCGGGCCTCACCCTCTCGGAGATCGCCGAGAACCTGCGCACCTCGGCCGCCCAGAACTACCGCACCCGCAACACCTTCCTGATCATCGCGGGCGGCCTCTGGGCCTACAACCTGCTCGACGCCTACCTCAACGGCGTGCCGGCCAACGCCGAGGGCGCCTTCGTCCTCGGCGCGGTCCCGACCGAGAAGGGCCTCGCCCTCTCCCTCGGCGCCCGCTGGTAG